Within Candidatus Bipolaricaulota bacterium, the genomic segment GGGTCCCCGGCTTCGATGGTCGGGATCAACTTCACCTCCCACGGATCCTTCCGGTAGCGCCATTCCAGGCGGCAGGTGTCAAACCCATCCACATCGAACTGCAGCTTCCACTTGAGGCGATAGGGTCGTTCCTCCCAGGTGCATGAAAGCTTTGCTCTGTCCAGACCGTCCTCTTGTAATCGCAGATTTGCTGTCATTTCAGTGGTATTAGCTAGTTCCAAGTCTATGTTGAACTGCGAGGTTAGAGAGAGTGAGTTGTCGGTGAAGTCCCAGTCCAGGTCCTGCCTTAAATAACCTGACGGATTCACGGTCCAAGCACTAAAATTCACGCCGCATAGCACACACAACAGGGCGATCATGATTCCAGCCCGTTTCATTGCCCAACGATCATAGCGGGATCAACGGGCACAGACAAGCATGCAGTGCCAGTGGGAACTACCATTGAATCCTACAGGCGCCGACAATTATCCAAGGAAGTGCCGGCGCATCGCAGCTCTTGTGATAAGCTCCGAGAGAGACGGTTTCCCATCCTCGGTCCGCAAACTGGCTAGGATCGCCCCGGTGATCTCGCGGTGCTCCTCGTCGACATCGACGGGGAACGTGTTCAATGCCTCGTGGACCTCCTCCTGCGCAACGGTGGGCAGGTACTGCAGGTTCTTTTCATTGAGGTAACGGAGGCTATCCCCCATGTCTTGTTCCAGATGGGGATAGACCGAACGAACAAACGCAAGCTCTTCACGATTGAGGGCGCTGAGCCCGAGGATCTCTGGAGGCACGCCGACCGAGTAAAGGGCGGCGCAGAACTTGATCGCCCGCGGGAGGTGGACGTGTGAGTACCCGTTTAATTCCCGCGAGTAGCCGAAAAGACCGATGTGGAGCTTTCGAGCCCGCCGCGGCGGGACATAAGCCCCGATTTCGTTGACCAATGGAGCGAGGACGCGAACACTTTCCGCATAGCGCTTCGCCACTTTATCGATGATTTCCAGACATCGCGGCTCGTCGACTTCCTCCGCAGGGCCACGTGAGGCTCCATTGATCAGTTCAACGGCGCGCCGCACCTCATCTTCGGGATAGTCGTACTTGAAGGCTGACTGGATCGTGAACGTCTGAACCGACGGGTACTCGGCCAACACCTCCCGCACCCTGTCCGGTCGCAGGTTTCCGCGAAACGGGGAGGAACCCGCCCCGAGGATCGGGAGAATCTCGATCCCCATCTTCCTCTCCAGCCTTTCCAGTCGCTGGAGCGCGACCTTTTCGAGGAGGACCGCGCCGATCTGTCCGTAGTTCAGGGCCGGATCACTCCGGGCCAAGAACACCCGTTGCTGGGCTACATCCTTGTCACGGAGGTACTCCTCGACAATGCGATCCGCCTCCAAGAGCCGTTCCTTGTCTTCGAGAAGAGGGATCACCTCGATCGTATCCGGTCGGAAGTTTCCCAACCAGCGACCAACAGCGATATCGTAACAACGCTGTTTCTCCTTGCCGCCGACAAATTCCTTGTAATAGTAGTAGACCCGGTTGAGCTCTTCCGCGCTGGTCGTCATGGGAAGGATGACCTCGAAGATGGGGTAGGGAGCCGTTTCACCGTAAAACGAGCGAGCGGTATCGAACGAGCGGGGAATGCTCTCCAGTGTCTCCAGAAGTACTTTCGCTTCTAGCTTTTCTACGCGAGGGTTTGGAACACGGAGTGTGAGACGCAGGTCCTGGCCCAAGCGTTTTCTCCTGAAGAATCCCGCATAGCGCGAGAGAAGCTTCTTGACGACAAAACCATCGACTTCCTTCCCTTCGTAGTCCCACATCTGCTCCGTGCAGCCAAGGTGGGAATAGGCGTAGTAGGCCTCCCTGATTTCCGCTTCACCTTGCACCACCGGATGATCGGCGAAGAACGGCGGCTGTACGTTGTCCGGGTGCTGTGTGCTCATACATCGGGGAACATTCATCCGA encodes:
- a CDS encoding phosphoenolpyruvate carboxylase, with the protein product MNVPRCMSTQHPDNVQPPFFADHPVVQGEAEIREAYYAYSHLGCTEQMWDYEGKEVDGFVVKKLLSRYAGFFRRKRLGQDLRLTLRVPNPRVEKLEAKVLLETLESIPRSFDTARSFYGETAPYPIFEVILPMTTSAEELNRVYYYYKEFVGGKEKQRCYDIAVGRWLGNFRPDTIEVIPLLEDKERLLEADRIVEEYLRDKDVAQQRVFLARSDPALNYGQIGAVLLEKVALQRLERLERKMGIEILPILGAGSSPFRGNLRPDRVREVLAEYPSVQTFTIQSAFKYDYPEDEVRRAVELINGASRGPAEEVDEPRCLEIIDKVAKRYAESVRVLAPLVNEIGAYVPPRRARKLHIGLFGYSRELNGYSHVHLPRAIKFCAALYSVGVPPEILGLSALNREELAFVRSVYPHLEQDMGDSLRYLNEKNLQYLPTVAQEEVHEALNTFPVDVDEEHREITGAILASLRTEDGKPSLSELITRAAMRRHFLG